From Thiomicrospira sp. XS5, one genomic window encodes:
- a CDS encoding TatD family hydrolase has translation MIIDSHCHLNILPDDVGGTEEVLEKAHELGVDKMMCIAIGPGAWHEVLTLADTHEEVYAAIGIHPCEPKDVVTTDDALLKAASHPKVLAVGEVGLDYYHFNADDEDMTWQADRFRQMIRLAKQLDKPLVIHTRNSTPDCLQILKEEGADQVGGIMHCFVEDLATAQAAMALGFYISFSGIVTFKNAKELKEVAKAIPLDRILVETDSPYLAPVPYRGKTNQPGYTRYVAEEIARLKDLPLEAVAEATTANFKRLFKL, from the coding sequence ATGATTATTGATTCACATTGTCACCTGAATATTTTGCCCGACGATGTCGGCGGAACGGAAGAGGTGCTGGAAAAGGCACATGAATTGGGCGTCGATAAAATGATGTGCATCGCCATTGGTCCCGGCGCCTGGCATGAGGTGCTGACGTTGGCGGACACGCACGAAGAAGTCTATGCCGCCATCGGCATTCATCCCTGTGAACCCAAAGACGTGGTCACCACCGATGATGCTCTGTTAAAGGCGGCGTCGCACCCGAAAGTGCTTGCGGTGGGGGAAGTCGGTCTGGATTATTATCATTTTAATGCCGACGATGAGGACATGACGTGGCAGGCGGATCGTTTTCGGCAAATGATTCGCTTGGCCAAGCAGTTGGATAAGCCGTTGGTGATCCATACCCGTAACTCCACTCCGGATTGCCTACAGATTCTGAAAGAAGAAGGGGCCGATCAGGTCGGGGGCATTATGCATTGTTTCGTCGAAGATTTGGCGACGGCCCAAGCCGCGATGGCGTTGGGCTTTTACATTTCCTTTTCCGGCATCGTGACTTTCAAGAACGCTAAAGAATTGAAAGAAGTGGCCAAAGCCATTCCGCTGGATCGCATTTTGGTGGAAACCGATTCGCCGTATTTGGCGCCGGTGCCGTATCGCGGCAAAACCAACCAACCGGGTTATACCCGTTACGTGGCCGAAGAAATTGCGCGCTTGAAAGACTTGCCGTTGGAGGCCGTGGCCGAAGCCACCACGGCCAATTTCAAACGCCTGTTTAAGTTATGA
- the pabC gene encoding aminodeoxychorismate lyase → MKFNTQIWLNGEPISQSGFDRGLLYGDGFFTTILLVDGQLANWDAHWARLNESQKRLGFPALNPVNMINDLIAFIKSRPAQPLEVIKILITRGEGGKGYQPLAKPRPSVFIQRLPFPEEGATESLTLENDHTREGIKAWPFFRLKMTVSDIEASRQTQLAGLKHLNRLENVLARQALLDTEFDEAVMLDGDGQVISATQANLVLIKDGRFLTPKLTHSGVFGTCLRSLNHALQASGFEQTVEWGEIRREDVLAADELFCCNALRGVMPVSHFQGRAYAMHQSDKIAQAWLNWQQTNLTNIRGLRV, encoded by the coding sequence ATGAAGTTCAATACACAAATCTGGCTGAATGGGGAACCGATTTCACAGTCTGGCTTTGACCGAGGTTTGTTGTATGGCGACGGCTTCTTTACCACGATCTTGCTGGTCGACGGTCAACTGGCCAATTGGGACGCTCATTGGGCGCGACTGAACGAAAGCCAGAAGCGTTTAGGCTTTCCGGCGTTGAATCCGGTCAATATGATTAATGATTTGATTGCGTTTATCAAATCGCGTCCGGCACAACCGTTGGAAGTCATTAAGATTTTGATTACCCGCGGCGAAGGCGGCAAAGGCTATCAGCCGTTAGCCAAGCCACGTCCATCGGTCTTCATCCAGCGGCTGCCGTTTCCTGAAGAGGGCGCGACGGAAAGCCTAACATTGGAAAACGACCACACCCGAGAGGGTATAAAGGCCTGGCCGTTTTTTCGATTGAAGATGACCGTGTCCGATATCGAGGCGTCGCGTCAAACACAATTGGCCGGCTTGAAGCACTTGAATCGCTTGGAAAACGTCTTGGCCCGCCAGGCGTTGTTGGACACCGAGTTCGACGAAGCGGTGATGCTGGACGGTGACGGTCAGGTTATCAGTGCTACTCAGGCCAATCTGGTGCTGATCAAAGACGGGCGGTTTTTGACGCCGAAATTGACGCACAGCGGGGTTTTTGGAACCTGTTTGCGTTCGCTCAATCACGCCTTGCAGGCAAGCGGGTTTGAACAGACGGTGGAATGGGGCGAGATACGCCGCGAAGATGTCTTGGCCGCCGACGAACTCTTTTGCTGCAATGCCTTGCGCGGTGTGATGCCGGTGAGTCACTTTCAGGGCCGAGCCTATGCCATGCATCAAAGTGATAAAATCGCCCAGGCCTGGCTGAATTGGCAACAGACGAATTTAACGAATATCCGAGGGTTACGGGTTTAA
- the tmk gene encoding dTMP kinase, whose amino-acid sequence MSHVTQPGQFITLEGTEGAGKSTNLMFIEQWLRDRDIDVVVTREPGGTAIGEAVRHILLDKQYGEMTPDTELLLMFAARNQHLQEKILPALAAGQWVISDRFTDATYAYQGGARGLPFGRIAEIEQWVQKGRFPDRTFVFDLPIEEGMKRVAARAELSGQHIDRFEQEKIDFFEKVRATYLMRAEDAPERYTVLDAQQPLEAVQAQLQAALMSMVSESANL is encoded by the coding sequence ATGTCTCATGTCACACAGCCCGGTCAATTCATTACGCTCGAAGGGACGGAAGGCGCCGGCAAGTCCACCAACCTGATGTTTATCGAGCAGTGGTTGCGGGACCGGGACATCGACGTGGTGGTGACACGAGAGCCGGGCGGCACCGCCATCGGTGAAGCGGTCAGGCACATTTTGCTCGATAAGCAATACGGTGAGATGACGCCGGACACGGAACTGTTATTAATGTTTGCAGCGCGCAATCAGCACCTACAGGAAAAAATTCTACCGGCGTTGGCGGCCGGCCAATGGGTGATTTCCGACCGTTTTACCGATGCGACCTATGCTTATCAAGGCGGCGCGCGCGGTTTGCCGTTCGGGCGCATTGCCGAAATCGAGCAATGGGTGCAGAAAGGGCGTTTTCCCGATCGGACGTTTGTGTTTGATTTGCCCATTGAAGAGGGCATGAAACGGGTGGCTGCGCGGGCCGAATTGTCGGGGCAACACATTGACCGCTTCGAGCAGGAAAAAATCGATTTCTTTGAAAAGGTCCGCGCGACCTATCTGATGCGGGCAGAAGACGCGCCGGAGCGTTATACTGTCCTGGATGCGCAGCAGCCGCTGGAAGCGGTTCAAGCACAATTGCAAGCCGCTCTGATGAGCATGGTAAGCGAGTCCGCAAATTTATGA
- the holB gene encoding DNA polymerase III subunit delta', protein MAKTDGDSMIFPWQETAWQQWQQQAVHLGQAYLLSGAAGIGIDAFAREMAQGLLCQTPGVTACGQCAQCHKFQQATHPDFFVLQRLEDKKEITIDQVRELTDKVSRTAHQGGFKVVLVLETETLNVSAFNALLKTLEEPPERTVLILTTHRLSALPATIISRCRQVAFAAPSRDEALAWLQQALPQADLPLLKKALTLNWGGPVAAKTWIDDKAFEWEAAWQDDIKGLQQGRLSVSQAVEKWKKWPQPEVALDYFYAWSVNVVRSALYGQKRPYSPNWLAFQKAVLQARQYWHQNVNKDLLLEGICLEWLQQHQTDYQPGAAFSGALIRGRDL, encoded by the coding sequence GTGGCTAAAACGGATGGTGACTCGATGATTTTCCCCTGGCAGGAAACCGCTTGGCAGCAGTGGCAGCAGCAGGCCGTCCATTTGGGGCAGGCGTATCTGCTGTCCGGTGCGGCGGGCATTGGTATTGATGCCTTTGCGCGGGAAATGGCGCAAGGTTTATTGTGTCAAACGCCGGGGGTAACCGCTTGCGGGCAATGTGCACAATGCCACAAGTTTCAGCAGGCGACCCACCCCGACTTTTTCGTGTTGCAGCGCTTGGAAGATAAAAAAGAAATCACCATCGATCAAGTGCGTGAGCTGACCGACAAGGTCAGCCGCACGGCGCATCAAGGCGGCTTCAAAGTGGTGCTGGTATTGGAAACCGAAACCTTGAATGTGTCGGCTTTCAACGCTTTGCTGAAAACCCTGGAAGAACCGCCGGAACGCACGGTGTTGATTTTGACCACCCATCGTTTGAGTGCGCTGCCGGCCACCATTATCAGCCGATGCCGTCAGGTGGCGTTTGCGGCCCCGTCGCGTGATGAGGCTCTGGCCTGGTTGCAACAAGCTTTACCGCAAGCGGATTTGCCGTTGTTGAAAAAAGCGCTGACGCTCAACTGGGGTGGGCCGGTGGCGGCGAAAACTTGGATTGACGACAAAGCGTTTGAATGGGAAGCGGCTTGGCAGGACGATATCAAAGGCCTGCAACAAGGACGCCTGAGTGTGTCGCAGGCCGTCGAAAAATGGAAAAAATGGCCCCAGCCAGAAGTGGCGCTGGATTATTTCTATGCCTGGTCGGTGAATGTGGTGCGTTCCGCCTTGTATGGCCAAAAGAGGCCTTACAGTCCCAATTGGTTAGCCTTCCAGAAAGCAGTGTTGCAGGCGCGCCAATACTGGCATCAGAACGTCAATAAAGACTTGTTGCTGGAAGGCATCTGTTTGGAATGGTTGCAACAGCATCAAACCGATTATCAGCCGGGCGCGGCGTTTTCCGGTGCCTTGATTCGCGGCCGCGATTTGTAA
- a CDS encoding ABC transporter ATP-binding protein — MSQAGAGKTADALVSVSADQLGQPESTVASDRPAYSWQRIFDLVLRHKSRLIKAHIIALFAMLATVPLPLLLPLLVDEVLLDKPGWIVHSLNDVIPLAWQTALGYILIVTLITILLRVLGVVFGVWQVQQFTVISKDVTFGIRKDLLARIQGVAMSQYETMGSGSVTATMVNDVNTIDTFLGTTVGKVILAIFSLVGVTAVLLWLHWELALFILLMNPIVVYFTMRMGRAVKTLKKDENTAIDAFQQALSETLDALQQVRAANQDTPFFRRILGNAQDIKRHSEAFTWKSEAASRISFLIFLVGFDIFRGVSFLMVVFSNLSIGEMMAVFGYLWFMMGPVQEILAIQYAYSAASGALQRINNVLDLEQEPKYPQKQNPFDADTVSVDVKNLFFHYPGKDEAVLHDLSFTIQPGEKLAFVGASGGGKTTLVQLLLGFYQQDGGEVLYNGVSIKDIGQQCVRENVATVLQQPVLFQQSIRFNLTLGQDLADEQLWQALEMAQLKEVVEKLEQALDTMVGRNGIKLSGGQRQRLAIARMILQDPKVVIMDEATSALDMETERQLYVDLAPFLKGRTTLIVAHRLSSIKQADRILVFEDGHIIESGSHEDLVVSGGTYQRLYR; from the coding sequence ATGAGTCAGGCAGGAGCTGGGAAAACCGCCGACGCCTTAGTGAGTGTGTCGGCGGATCAATTGGGGCAACCGGAATCAACGGTGGCATCCGATCGTCCGGCGTATAGCTGGCAGCGTATTTTCGATTTGGTGTTGCGCCATAAATCCCGTCTGATCAAAGCCCATATCATTGCGTTGTTCGCCATGCTGGCCACGGTGCCTTTGCCGTTGTTGTTGCCGTTGCTGGTGGACGAAGTGTTGCTGGATAAACCCGGTTGGATTGTGCATTCGTTGAATGATGTGATTCCGCTGGCTTGGCAAACCGCACTCGGCTATATCCTGATTGTGACCTTGATTACCATTTTGCTGCGTGTGCTCGGGGTGGTGTTCGGAGTGTGGCAGGTGCAGCAGTTCACCGTGATTTCCAAAGACGTGACCTTTGGCATCCGAAAGGACTTGCTGGCACGGATTCAAGGCGTCGCCATGAGTCAGTACGAAACCATGGGCAGCGGCAGCGTGACCGCCACCATGGTGAATGACGTCAATACCATCGACACCTTTTTGGGCACGACCGTCGGCAAGGTGATACTGGCGATTTTCTCACTGGTCGGGGTGACGGCGGTTCTGTTGTGGCTGCATTGGGAACTGGCCTTGTTCATCCTGTTGATGAACCCCATCGTGGTGTATTTCACCATGCGGATGGGGCGCGCGGTCAAAACTCTGAAAAAAGACGAAAACACCGCCATTGATGCTTTTCAGCAGGCGTTGTCGGAAACTTTGGACGCCTTGCAACAGGTGCGCGCCGCCAATCAGGATACGCCGTTTTTCCGCCGGATTCTCGGCAATGCGCAGGACATCAAACGCCATTCCGAAGCCTTTACCTGGAAGTCGGAAGCCGCCAGCCGTATTTCGTTTTTGATTTTTCTGGTCGGGTTCGACATTTTCCGTGGCGTCAGTTTTCTGATGGTGGTGTTTTCCAATCTATCCATCGGCGAAATGATGGCGGTGTTCGGGTATCTGTGGTTCATGATGGGGCCGGTGCAGGAAATTCTCGCCATTCAATACGCCTACAGTGCTGCTAGCGGGGCGTTGCAGCGCATCAATAATGTCTTGGATTTGGAGCAGGAACCCAAATACCCGCAAAAGCAGAACCCATTTGACGCCGACACCGTTTCGGTGGACGTTAAAAACCTGTTTTTCCATTACCCCGGCAAAGACGAAGCCGTATTGCATGATCTGAGTTTTACCATTCAGCCAGGTGAAAAGCTGGCATTTGTCGGCGCCAGTGGCGGGGGCAAAACCACGCTGGTGCAATTGCTGCTCGGTTTTTATCAACAGGATGGCGGCGAGGTGTTATATAACGGGGTGTCGATTAAAGACATCGGCCAGCAGTGCGTGCGGGAAAATGTAGCCACTGTCTTGCAACAACCGGTGTTGTTTCAGCAGAGCATTCGTTTCAACTTGACGCTGGGGCAGGATTTGGCGGATGAGCAATTGTGGCAGGCGTTGGAAATGGCGCAATTGAAAGAGGTGGTCGAGAAGCTGGAACAGGCTTTGGATACGATGGTCGGCCGTAACGGCATTAAATTGTCCGGTGGTCAGCGTCAACGCCTCGCCATTGCGCGAATGATTTTGCAGGATCCGAAAGTGGTGATTATGGATGAAGCGACGTCGGCGTTGGACATGGAGACCGAACGCCAGCTGTACGTCGATTTAGCGCCTTTCCTGAAAGGGCGAACCACTTTGATTGTGGCGCACCGTTTGAGTTCCATCAAGCAGGCGGATCGCATTCTTGTCTTTGAAGACGGCCACATTATCGAATCGGGCAGCCATGAAGATTTGGTGGTTTCCGGCGGGACTTATCAGCGCCTGTATCGTTAG
- a CDS encoding aminodeoxychorismate synthase component I, translated as MAATSTQTMNVVSIDCPQVDLLKLHQLDTARYPFLLESVAQGQLGRFDVLFAFPQDTLTLSDATDAEAFQNAFHDAYQSLQVPDIDSDLPFTGGWFGYFSYDYAQVVEPTLNLPVSDLPLAVLVRVPTAVMVDHQTGQVHFMAEAGFEACLDTMRQDFDSAQARSDKPVDIQVTNRWEEPEAKYLNGIETIKDYILAGDIFQVNLSREWRFELSEADYAALYASLRRNNPAPFAACAQFGDWQLLSSSPERLVQYRAPWVETRPIAGTRKRSADVSADRALIEELISHPKERAEHIMLIDLERNDLGRICLPGSVEVNELMVVETYEHVHHIVSNVRGHLQPGMTPLEIIHATFPGGTITGCPKVRCMEIIAELEQMPRQAYTGSLGYINRDGSLDFNILIRTILQQGNQVSLRTGAGIVADSIPERELKESRHKAKGLLNALLGDV; from the coding sequence ATGGCCGCCACGTCTACGCAGACAATGAACGTTGTTTCCATTGACTGTCCACAAGTTGACCTGTTAAAGCTGCATCAGCTGGATACGGCACGCTATCCGTTTTTATTGGAGAGCGTGGCTCAGGGGCAATTGGGACGTTTTGATGTGCTGTTTGCCTTTCCGCAAGACACCTTGACCTTGTCGGATGCAACCGACGCCGAGGCGTTCCAAAATGCGTTTCACGACGCCTATCAATCACTCCAAGTTCCGGACATTGATTCGGACTTACCCTTTACCGGCGGTTGGTTCGGTTATTTCAGCTATGATTACGCTCAGGTCGTTGAACCGACATTGAATTTGCCTGTGTCTGATTTACCGTTGGCGGTGTTGGTTCGAGTGCCGACGGCGGTGATGGTCGACCATCAAACCGGACAGGTACACTTTATGGCCGAAGCCGGTTTTGAAGCGTGTCTCGACACCATGCGTCAGGATTTTGACTCGGCGCAAGCCCGGTCGGATAAACCGGTTGATATTCAGGTCACTAATCGCTGGGAAGAACCGGAAGCCAAATATCTGAACGGCATTGAAACCATTAAAGATTACATCCTGGCCGGAGACATCTTTCAGGTCAACCTGTCGCGTGAATGGCGCTTTGAATTGAGCGAGGCCGATTATGCCGCCTTGTACGCGTCGTTGCGGCGCAATAATCCGGCCCCATTTGCGGCTTGTGCACAGTTTGGCGATTGGCAGTTGCTCAGTTCTTCTCCGGAACGTTTGGTGCAGTATCGCGCACCTTGGGTGGAAACACGCCCGATTGCCGGTACCCGCAAACGCAGTGCCGACGTGTCGGCCGATCGCGCTTTGATCGAAGAATTGATTTCCCACCCGAAAGAACGCGCCGAACACATTATGTTGATTGACTTAGAGCGTAATGATCTCGGGCGAATCTGCTTGCCCGGTTCGGTGGAAGTCAATGAGTTGATGGTGGTGGAAACCTACGAGCATGTGCATCACATCGTGTCGAATGTGCGTGGGCATCTTCAGCCCGGCATGACGCCGTTGGAAATCATTCACGCCACCTTCCCGGGCGGCACCATTACCGGCTGTCCGAAAGTGCGCTGCATGGAAATCATTGCCGAATTGGAACAAATGCCTCGACAAGCTTATACCGGTTCTTTAGGCTATATCAACCGGGACGGTTCGTTGGATTTTAATATTCTGATTCGGACGATTCTGCAACAAGGGAATCAAGTGTCGCTGCGGACCGGCGCGGGCATTGTCGCCGATTCGATTCCGGAACGGGAGTTGAAGGAATCTCGCCATAAAGCCAAGGGGCTGTTGAACGCGTTACTGGGTGATGTTTAA
- the mltG gene encoding endolytic transglycosylase MltG, whose translation MQKIKLFLMTVAACVLVTWLSVEGWAFKQFLTQPISSQTDAQVVSIPKGTTSRKVAHLLYEAKMVRHPEWLVWVLKWRGQAEQVKAGEIEIHPNWTLDELIDALVQGKTVTYPVTFIAGETIQQGLETLRNSPKLEKVLDYQDTATIQAQLGLKQPLEGQFLPETYFYSADETDLSILQRSHASLQKTLQQAWANRADNLPIKTPYEALILASIVEKETGYAPERPMIAGVFVNRLRKGMRLQSDPTVIYGIGDKYDGNIRKKDLQTKTAYNTYRINGLPPTPIALASADAIRAVLNPETTKALYFVSKGNGQHVFSNTLKEHNRAVRKYILSRQ comes from the coding sequence ATGCAAAAAATCAAACTGTTCCTTATGACGGTGGCGGCTTGTGTGCTGGTCACCTGGTTATCGGTTGAGGGTTGGGCTTTCAAGCAGTTTCTGACCCAACCGATTTCCTCACAAACCGACGCGCAAGTGGTGTCGATTCCGAAAGGCACCACGTCCCGTAAAGTAGCGCACTTGCTGTACGAGGCCAAGATGGTGCGTCATCCGGAATGGTTGGTTTGGGTTCTGAAGTGGCGTGGTCAGGCAGAACAGGTGAAAGCCGGTGAAATCGAAATTCATCCGAATTGGACGTTGGACGAATTAATCGATGCCTTGGTTCAAGGCAAAACAGTGACGTATCCGGTGACCTTTATTGCCGGGGAGACCATACAACAAGGCTTGGAAACCCTGCGAAATTCACCCAAGCTGGAAAAGGTGCTCGACTATCAAGACACCGCCACCATCCAGGCCCAGCTGGGCTTAAAGCAACCTTTGGAAGGTCAGTTCCTGCCGGAAACCTATTTTTATTCCGCCGACGAAACGGACTTGTCGATTTTGCAGCGTTCCCATGCGTCGTTACAGAAAACCTTGCAGCAGGCCTGGGCGAATCGTGCGGATAACTTGCCGATTAAAACCCCTTACGAGGCGCTGATTCTGGCGTCGATTGTCGAAAAAGAAACCGGCTATGCGCCCGAGCGGCCGATGATTGCCGGTGTGTTCGTCAACCGCTTGCGCAAAGGCATGCGGTTGCAGTCCGACCCAACGGTGATTTACGGCATCGGTGACAAATACGACGGCAATATCCGCAAGAAAGACTTGCAGACCAAAACCGCTTACAACACCTATCGCATTAACGGTTTGCCGCCCACGCCGATTGCACTGGCGAGCGCCGATGCGATTCGTGCGGTGTTGAACCCGGAGACCACCAAGGCGTTATACTTTGTGTCGAAAGGTAATGGTCAGCACGTGTTTTCCAACACATTGAAAGAACACAATCGCGCGGTGCGTAAATACATTTTGTCGCGTCAATAA
- the fabF gene encoding beta-ketoacyl-ACP synthase II: MKMRRVVVTGIGCVTPVGNTVEATWAALLKGQSGIETIKGFDTDGFAVTFGGEIKDFDITEYITPKEAKKMDPFIHYGMAAGTQALKDSGLEVTDDNAERIGVSIGSGIGGIGSIEKQHATLQKSGPRRVSPFFVPSSIINMVSGNLSIMHGLKGPNMAIGTACATGTHSIGDAYRMIQFGDADVMVAGGAEQATTPLGLAGFAAAKALSTRNDDPQTASRPWDKGRDGFVLSDGAGAVVLEDYEHAKARGAHIYCEIVGFGMSGDAYHMTKPADGGEGGARCIQNALRNAELNPEQIDYINAHGTSTPAGDVCEASAIKSVFGDHAHKLAVSSTKSMTGHALGAAGAMEAVFTALMIQEQVLAPTINLEDPADGCDLDFVSDGAREAKITYAVSNSLGFGGTNASLVFAKV; the protein is encoded by the coding sequence ATGAAAATGCGTCGTGTTGTGGTAACGGGTATCGGTTGTGTCACACCGGTCGGGAATACGGTTGAAGCCACTTGGGCGGCTTTGTTGAAAGGACAAAGCGGTATTGAAACCATTAAAGGCTTTGACACGGATGGTTTTGCCGTGACATTCGGTGGGGAAATCAAAGACTTTGATATTACCGAATACATTACACCCAAAGAAGCGAAAAAAATGGACCCGTTCATTCACTATGGGATGGCAGCGGGCACGCAAGCGCTCAAAGACTCCGGTTTGGAAGTGACTGACGATAATGCCGAGCGTATCGGTGTGTCTATCGGTTCCGGCATTGGCGGGATCGGCTCCATTGAGAAACAACATGCGACCTTGCAAAAATCCGGTCCGCGTCGTGTTTCACCGTTTTTCGTTCCAAGTTCCATCATTAACATGGTCTCCGGTAACCTGTCGATCATGCACGGTTTGAAAGGCCCGAATATGGCGATTGGCACCGCCTGTGCAACCGGTACACACAGCATTGGTGATGCCTACCGAATGATTCAATTCGGCGATGCCGATGTGATGGTTGCCGGTGGGGCGGAACAAGCCACCACGCCGCTGGGATTGGCTGGATTTGCGGCGGCAAAAGCCTTGTCGACCCGCAATGACGATCCGCAAACCGCCAGCCGCCCTTGGGATAAAGGGCGTGACGGGTTCGTTTTGAGTGACGGTGCCGGTGCTGTGGTGTTGGAAGATTATGAACACGCCAAAGCGCGTGGCGCGCATATTTATTGTGAAATCGTCGGTTTCGGCATGAGTGGTGATGCGTATCATATGACCAAACCGGCCGACGGTGGGGAAGGCGGCGCGCGTTGTATCCAGAATGCCTTGCGCAACGCCGAGTTGAACCCGGAACAAATCGATTACATTAATGCGCACGGCACCTCGACACCGGCCGGTGACGTGTGTGAAGCCAGCGCGATTAAATCCGTCTTTGGTGACCACGCGCACAAATTGGCGGTCAGTTCCACCAAATCCATGACCGGACACGCTTTGGGCGCGGCCGGGGCGATGGAAGCCGTGTTCACCGCGTTGATGATTCAAGAACAGGTATTGGCACCGACCATTAATTTGGAAGACCCGGCGGACGGGTGTGATTTGGACTTTGTGTCCGATGGCGCGCGTGAGGCGAAAATCACCTATGCGGTGTCCAACTCGCTTGGGTTTGGCGGAACCAATGCCTCTTTGGTGTTTGCTAAAGTTTAA